The genomic DNA AGGGATTCCTTAGACGTGGTACTTTTGGTGATTACTCCGTACTTAAAATAAAAAAAAGCCGCGAAGAACGCGGCCATAATTAACAAAGCTGAAACAACAAAAGAAAAATATTTATCAATTTTATTCATATTTACTGTAAAACAGTTCCCACAAAAGAAGCCTGGCCACGAATAAAATCTCCAGCCAGCATTGGTTTTCTTCCTGCTAACTGAATTTCTTTAACTAATATACTGCCAGACTGACAATCAATAGATAACCCTTGGTTTTGATATTCTTTAACCAAACCTGGTTTGGTTAATTCAACATCTAAAACCTCTGTTTGTAATAATTTAACAACTTGACCTCGCCAAGTAGTCCACAAACCAGGCCAAGGGTAAAAAGCCCGCCTTAAATTATTTAACTGCTCAGCAGTTAAATTAAAATTAGCTCGCCCATCCGAACGGCTAATTAACTTAGTATAAGTAGCCAAAGAATGGTCTTGGGCAACTGGTTTAATCTTACCTGATAGATAATCAATTAAAACATTGGGTAATATTTCGCCGGCTAAACCAGCCAAAGCTTGGCTTAAAGTTAAGGCATTGTCTTTTTCTTTAATAAGGTACTCAACCTGCTTTAATAATGGTCCGTGATCCATCAGATCATCCAAAAGCATTAAACTAACCCCAGTTTTAAACTGACCAGCCAATAAGGCACTAGCGATAGGAGAGGCCCCTCGATACAAAGGCAACAAAGAAGGATGCACATTAACTATACCTTTAGGGTATAAAACCAAAACTGAAGCTGGCACAATCTGTCCAAAAGCCGCTAAAACAGCAAAATCTGTTTTAAATTTAGCTAATTGTTTCTTGATATCTACATTTTTTAAACTAGGGGATTCTAATAATTCTAACTGATTAGCTACAGCTCTTAGACCAACTGGCGAAGAAGTTTTTTTAAGTCCCCGGCCTTTAGCCTGCGGTAAGGTAGTCACCACCAAAACCGGCCTTAAACCAGCTTTAAGCAAACCGGTTAAAATAATATCGGCAAAATCAGAAGTCCCAAAATAAACAAATGACTTATTCATTTTTATATTTAGCCAACAATTCCTGACCAGCGATTATTTCCTTAGTTAAATCTATAAACAAAATACCATTTAAATGATCAACCTCATGCTGATAAACTCTAGCTGTCAAACCGTCTAACCATTCTTGGTGTTTGAGACCATCACTACCCAAATAATTAGCTAATACTCGAATTGGCCTCTTAACTAACCCATAAACCCCAGGCAAAGATAAACAACCTTCTTCCATAACAACTTTGCGCCAAGAAGATTTTACTATCTCCGGATTAAAATAAGCTTGCGGTTTCTCTCCAGTGCTAATAACTATTAATCGGCGGGAAAAATTAACCTGTGGAGCAGCCAAACCAATACCATTATAATGAACCACGGCCGCTTCCATGGCTTGAGCCAATAATAAATCTGACTTGCTTAAGGGTAGGGGTAAGCTTTCAGCTTTGGCTCTTAAAATATCCTGGGGAGCGATAATTAAAGGTAACATATTATAAAAAGTATTTAACTTAAAATATTTTCCGGATCTATATCAATAATAACATCATCACCAACTAATGGCCAAATTAAACGGCCAACTGAACTAGTGGTAAATTTAACAAGTAAATGAAAACGATATTTGCCCCTAAGCTGGTGATAATAGTCAGCATAAGGACCAATTATTACTTCTTGATTCAGTAAATTGGTTTGTAGTTTCTTTTTTAAAACTCTACAACTAGCCAAAGCAGCTGCCTGGCTAGTTAAAGCAACTGTTAAGCGGAGTAAATTACTAACAGGTGGATAACCGTATTTAATTCTTTCTTTAAGTTCAGTTTCATAAAAATAGGTTAGACCTTCTTTCTTAATAAAAGATTGCCAAACATAATGTTCTGGCTGATAAGTCTGAATTAATACCCGCGTAGCACCGCTAGATAAAAATCCAGCCACCCGGTGTCTTAATCTTTCAGTAGCGCGAAATTCTGGCACCGACATTTCATTATCGGGATTAACTAAAATAATCAAACCAAATTTAGTTTTTTGATTATTTAACCAAGCCGTTTGACCACCCACCAACACAACAGGTCCCACTGGCGCCTTGTCAGATAGACTATCTTTAAAAACAATACTGGCCGGGTATAACTTCTTAACAAATTGATAAAGTCTATCTAAACCAACTCCCCGCATTGCCACATTATTACCAGAACA from Patescibacteria group bacterium includes the following:
- the fmt gene encoding methionyl-tRNA formyltransferase, which encodes MNKSFVYFGTSDFADIILTGLLKAGLRPVLVVTTLPQAKGRGLKKTSSPVGLRAVANQLELLESPSLKNVDIKKQLAKFKTDFAVLAAFGQIVPASVLVLYPKGIVNVHPSLLPLYRGASPIASALLAGQFKTGVSLMLLDDLMDHGPLLKQVEYLIKEKDNALTLSQALAGLAGEILPNVLIDYLSGKIKPVAQDHSLATYTKLISRSDGRANFNLTAEQLNNLRRAFYPWPGLWTTWRGQVVKLLQTEVLDVELTKPGLVKEYQNQGLSIDCQSGSILVKEIQLAGRKPMLAGDFIRGQASFVGTVLQ
- the def gene encoding peptide deformylase, giving the protein MLPLIIAPQDILRAKAESLPLPLSKSDLLLAQAMEAAVVHYNGIGLAAPQVNFSRRLIVISTGEKPQAYFNPEIVKSSWRKVVMEEGCLSLPGVYGLVKRPIRVLANYLGSDGLKHQEWLDGLTARVYQHEVDHLNGILFIDLTKEIIAGQELLAKYKNE